In one Actinomyces trachealis genomic region, the following are encoded:
- the arcC gene encoding carbamate kinase, with product MRVVAALGGNALMRRGEKPDARTQIANVEVAARQLAAIAEKHELIITHGNGPQVGTLALQSANDERLSEPYPLDTIGAQTQGMIGYWLLQAMQNALPGRHVASLVSQTLVMAGDPAFTNPTKFVGEVYEEQEARALAAEKGWTVKQDGKHWRRVVGSPQPQRGIETRMARILIQAGAVVICSGGGGVPVIRNAKGKLQGVEAVVDKDLTAAVLAEHLEADVLLILTDVDGVYTGFGSSTQKRVDRATPASLRAMNLPAGSMGPKVEAVCRFVELTGDMAAIGRLEDAAAIIEGTAGTVVTAGGNYGGPDDIRPPLPEPAPGRLRSS from the coding sequence ATGCGCGTCGTCGCCGCCCTGGGCGGGAATGCCCTGATGCGCCGCGGAGAGAAGCCCGACGCTCGCACCCAGATCGCCAACGTGGAGGTGGCCGCCCGGCAGCTGGCAGCCATCGCCGAGAAGCACGAACTCATCATCACCCACGGCAACGGCCCTCAGGTGGGCACCCTGGCCCTGCAGTCAGCCAATGACGAGCGCCTCTCCGAACCCTACCCCCTGGACACCATCGGGGCGCAGACCCAGGGCATGATCGGATACTGGCTGCTGCAGGCTATGCAGAACGCGCTGCCGGGACGCCACGTGGCCTCACTGGTGAGCCAGACCCTGGTCATGGCCGGGGACCCGGCCTTCACCAACCCCACCAAGTTCGTAGGCGAGGTCTACGAGGAGCAGGAGGCCCGCGCCCTAGCCGCGGAGAAAGGCTGGACCGTCAAACAGGACGGCAAGCACTGGCGTCGCGTGGTCGGCTCCCCCCAGCCCCAGCGGGGCATCGAGACCCGCATGGCCCGCATCCTGATCCAAGCCGGGGCCGTGGTGATCTGCTCCGGTGGGGGCGGCGTGCCGGTGATCCGCAACGCCAAGGGCAAGCTCCAGGGCGTAGAGGCCGTGGTAGACAAGGACCTGACCGCCGCCGTGCTCGCCGAGCACCTAGAGGCCGACGTCCTACTGATCCTCACCGACGTGGACGGGGTCTACACAGGCTTCGGCTCCTCCACGCAAAAGCGCGTGGACCGGGCCACCCCCGCATCGCTGCGAGCTATGAACCTGCCGGCCGGGTCCATGGGCCCCAAAGTGGAGGCCGTGTGCCGCTTCGTCGAACTCACTGGCGACATGGCGGCAATCGGGCGTCTAGAGGACGCCGCCGCCATCATCGAGGGCACGGCAGGCACCGTGGTCACCGCTGGCGGCAACTACGGCGGCCCGGACGACATCCGCCCACCGCTGCCAGAACCCGCTCCCGGCCGCCTGCGCTCGTCCTAA
- a CDS encoding creatininase: MKQTLLMKEMDAFTYRERIAANPIVIIPVGSLEQHGPHMPLCVDELLSTDMAIAVAEVMGAVVGPPITFGYKSQQRSGGGYHLAGTVSLTGKTFIDLAKELTLELAEHGVRRFVFCNGHYENYQFLFEGVDLAVRDLRARGVEITCQLISYWDFVDDATIDRIYPEGFTGWDLEHGGVLETSLMLLLHPDLVDMDRVSDDPSAVLPNYDILPIKPELTPPSGCLSSARNATLEKGKILLDTAAVGIVEAIRHEF, encoded by the coding sequence ATGAAGCAGACCCTCCTAATGAAGGAAATGGACGCCTTCACCTACCGCGAGCGCATCGCCGCCAATCCGATCGTCATCATCCCGGTCGGCTCATTGGAGCAGCACGGACCCCACATGCCCCTGTGCGTGGACGAGCTGCTTTCAACCGACATGGCCATCGCCGTCGCCGAGGTGATGGGCGCCGTAGTCGGGCCGCCCATCACCTTCGGTTACAAGTCCCAGCAACGGTCAGGAGGCGGGTACCACCTGGCGGGCACCGTCAGCCTGACGGGCAAGACCTTCATCGACCTCGCCAAAGAACTCACCCTTGAGCTGGCCGAGCACGGAGTACGCAGGTTCGTCTTCTGCAACGGTCACTACGAGAATTACCAGTTCCTCTTCGAGGGCGTTGACCTGGCGGTGCGCGATCTACGGGCACGGGGCGTCGAGATCACCTGTCAGCTCATCTCCTACTGGGATTTTGTAGACGACGCGACCATCGACCGGATCTACCCCGAGGGCTTCACGGGCTGGGACCTTGAGCACGGTGGAGTCCTCGAAACCTCCCTCATGCTCCTGCTTCACCCCGACCTAGTCGATATGGACCGGGTCTCCGACGACCCGTCGGCCGTCCTGCCCAACTACGACATCCTTCCGATCAAACCCGAGTTGACCCCGCCATCGGGCTGCCTGTCCTCGGCGAGAAACGCCACCTTGGAGAAGGGAAAGATCCTTCTGGACACCGCAGCGGTCGGCATAGTCGAGGCTATCCGCCATGAGTTCTGA
- a CDS encoding BCCT family transporter yields the protein MSSEDGSSTNDSGGEMDGSDPISTHTRCHDDNRIRIAAVTVVVLLALGTVLFREQAFTVIDVARTFVTEYFSWYFVVFSGLALVFVLVIALSSYGSIRLGGPRARTEYGRFAWYSMLFASGQGIGLIFWSVAEPVLLKTDDPLADSNPGDVDSASLSWGYFHWGLTAWAIYCVVALCIAYSTYNCAQQATFRGACEDLFPARHRRRAGLAIELFAILATILGLSTSFGFASLQLSSGLSALLDIEVATSGKVAVITTMGAITAISVYFGINRGMRLISELNSVLSVVLVFLTLIFGPTMYILHILPQSVGEFIDRFVAMSVYSEPKVLGSGITTWSESWNGQWTTFFWCWCIAFSPFVASFIASISKGRTLREFILGVLGIPTIIVMIWIGVIGGAALHYDTKSNGAVGNSLNADVSAGLFTALGFVPLVGGLLILVSTVLVGTYFVTSLDSGVHALSGFVSMGAKASPRFRVVLAILISILAIALLTLGGGSALTTIQTGTIVGALPFSAIILLMLVNIVRRLRRRQQHTGTDLPCGVVGAHRTQS from the coding sequence ATGAGTTCTGAGGATGGCTCCAGCACCAATGACTCCGGTGGGGAAATGGACGGCTCCGACCCGATCAGCACCCATACTCGGTGCCACGATGACAACCGCATCAGGATCGCGGCGGTGACCGTTGTCGTCCTTCTGGCCCTGGGGACCGTCCTGTTCCGGGAGCAGGCCTTCACCGTCATCGATGTGGCCCGTACTTTCGTCACCGAGTACTTCTCCTGGTACTTCGTCGTGTTCTCGGGACTTGCCCTCGTCTTCGTCCTGGTCATCGCCTTGTCTTCCTACGGCTCTATCAGACTCGGCGGCCCGCGGGCGAGGACCGAGTATGGGCGCTTCGCCTGGTACTCGATGCTCTTCGCCTCGGGGCAGGGCATAGGACTCATCTTCTGGTCCGTCGCCGAGCCCGTCCTTCTCAAGACCGATGACCCCCTCGCCGATTCCAATCCGGGAGACGTCGACTCGGCATCATTGTCCTGGGGGTACTTCCACTGGGGGCTGACCGCCTGGGCGATCTACTGCGTCGTCGCCCTGTGCATCGCCTACTCCACATACAACTGCGCCCAGCAGGCCACCTTCCGGGGCGCCTGTGAGGATCTCTTCCCGGCGCGGCACCGGCGCCGCGCCGGCTTGGCGATCGAGCTGTTCGCCATACTCGCAACGATCCTGGGCCTGTCCACGTCCTTCGGTTTCGCCTCGCTGCAGTTGTCCTCGGGGCTGTCCGCGTTGCTGGACATCGAGGTCGCCACCTCCGGCAAGGTCGCCGTCATCACCACGATGGGAGCCATTACCGCGATCTCGGTCTACTTCGGGATCAACCGCGGAATGCGGCTCATCTCAGAGCTCAACTCCGTCCTATCCGTGGTCCTTGTCTTCCTCACCCTGATCTTCGGCCCGACGATGTACATCCTGCACATCCTGCCGCAGTCCGTCGGCGAGTTCATCGACCGATTCGTCGCCATGTCAGTGTACTCCGAGCCGAAGGTCCTGGGCTCGGGCATCACCACATGGAGCGAGTCGTGGAACGGGCAGTGGACCACCTTCTTCTGGTGCTGGTGCATCGCCTTCTCCCCTTTCGTCGCCTCCTTCATCGCCTCAATTTCCAAAGGGCGCACGCTCAGGGAGTTCATACTCGGAGTGCTCGGCATCCCAACGATCATCGTCATGATATGGATCGGTGTCATCGGCGGTGCCGCCCTGCACTACGACACAAAATCGAATGGTGCGGTCGGAAACTCCCTCAACGCGGACGTCTCCGCAGGGCTGTTCACGGCGCTCGGCTTCGTGCCCCTCGTCGGAGGTCTGCTCATCCTGGTATCCACGGTCCTGGTAGGGACATACTTCGTAACCTCCCTGGACTCCGGAGTGCATGCGCTTTCGGGATTCGTATCCATGGGCGCGAAGGCCTCCCCGCGGTTCCGGGTAGTGCTCGCAATACTCATCTCCATCCTGGCGATCGCTCTGCTGACCCTGGGCGGCGGCAGTGCACTGACCACGATTCAGACCGGAACCATTGTCGGCGCACTCCCCTTCAGCGCCATCATCCTGCTCATGCTGGTGAACATCGTCCGCAGGCTGCGGAGGCGGCAACAACACACCGGTACCGACCTGCCCTGCGGCGTCGTCGGCGCGCACCGGACTCAGTCCTGA
- the tmk gene encoding dTMP kinase, with protein sequence MTVPPPARPGKPRAGLLITFEGGDGVGKTTQLDLLATTLAAARISYRRTLEPGGTLLGQEIRRLLLHGGEVTPRAEALLYAADRAHHVDTVIRPALAEGAVVVCDRYLDSSVAYQGAARALGPTEVRDLSLWATGGLLPELTILLDADPALARQRTAVRGTTDRLEREPSSFHHALREQFLTLAAAEPERFTVVDACQPVAQVTQAVNQAVGRLLAAHQGRVRREDGSPQGAGTAFTVAAQRLQGGADPECGERP encoded by the coding sequence GTGACTGTGCCCCCGCCCGCCCGCCCCGGAAAACCGCGTGCTGGCCTGCTCATCACCTTCGAGGGGGGAGACGGCGTCGGCAAGACCACCCAGCTGGACCTGCTGGCCACCACCCTGGCAGCGGCGCGTATCAGCTACCGCCGCACGCTGGAGCCAGGCGGCACGCTGCTCGGACAGGAGATCCGGCGCCTGCTGCTGCATGGCGGAGAGGTCACCCCCCGTGCGGAGGCTCTGCTCTACGCCGCCGACCGCGCCCACCACGTGGACACGGTGATCCGCCCCGCCCTAGCGGAGGGGGCCGTGGTCGTCTGCGACCGCTACCTGGACTCCTCCGTCGCCTACCAGGGGGCTGCCCGGGCGCTCGGCCCCACCGAGGTGCGTGACCTCTCCCTATGGGCCACCGGCGGCCTGCTGCCGGAGCTGACCATCCTGCTGGACGCCGACCCCGCCCTGGCCCGGCAGCGCACCGCCGTCCGGGGTACCACGGACCGCCTAGAGCGCGAGCCCAGCTCCTTCCACCACGCCCTGCGCGAACAGTTCCTGACCCTGGCTGCCGCCGAGCCGGAACGCTTCACGGTTGTAGATGCCTGTCAGCCCGTCGCCCAGGTGACACAAGCCGTGAACCAGGCGGTAGGTAGGCTGCTGGCCGCGCACCAAGGGCGTGTGCGCCGGGAAGACGGCTCTCCGCAGGGGGCGGGCACGGCCTTCACGGTGGCAGCGCAGCGGCTCCAGGGGGGCGCTGACCCGGAGTGTGGGGAGCGGCCATGA
- a CDS encoding DMT family transporter — translation MNERSKYKLKGFGFMFLSSSLMGGIGAFARYINAPGDFIAFWRSFAGFLGMTIIFLAIGGFRKVRSTRFSPSILFSGIFLGLLSALYVIATQYTTLANASFLIYTGPIYSTILATIFLKEPFKPAMLASLASVVIGTLLIVEIVSEDGFGLDPDPQYMTGNIIALASGVAYGLYLFTSRYREDCDSNARAWYNFLFAASTIAIMVAFRWSSFVYPVRESVNGVPTTTVDADGRPVSAPWNLLEMDGRSWAVLLIAAVVTGFGAFYFLTVASKILLAGELATISYQETIMASILGFILFHEHLSGLQFLGGALIIAGGLSQVFFSTRGEAAPPNNEAETTSAEHEKALIS, via the coding sequence TTGAACGAACGGTCGAAGTACAAGCTCAAGGGTTTCGGCTTCATGTTCCTCTCGTCCTCACTGATGGGCGGCATCGGAGCGTTCGCTCGCTATATCAACGCCCCGGGGGACTTCATCGCGTTCTGGCGCTCATTCGCCGGATTCCTCGGCATGACCATCATATTCTTGGCCATAGGAGGGTTCCGAAAGGTGCGTTCCACCAGATTCTCCCCCTCCATCCTGTTCTCAGGAATCTTTCTCGGACTGCTGTCGGCGTTGTACGTGATAGCCACACAGTATACAACGCTGGCGAACGCATCATTCCTCATATACACGGGCCCGATCTACTCAACGATATTGGCCACGATATTCCTTAAAGAACCCTTCAAGCCTGCCATGCTGGCGTCACTCGCATCCGTCGTCATCGGCACTCTACTCATCGTGGAGATCGTTTCAGAAGACGGCTTCGGGCTCGACCCCGACCCCCAGTACATGACCGGAAACATCATCGCCCTGGCCTCGGGAGTCGCATACGGCCTTTATCTATTTACTTCGCGCTATCGCGAGGACTGCGACTCCAACGCCCGCGCCTGGTACAACTTCTTGTTCGCCGCCTCCACGATCGCCATCATGGTGGCATTCCGCTGGAGTTCCTTCGTCTATCCGGTGCGCGAGTCCGTCAACGGTGTTCCGACCACGACGGTGGATGCCGACGGCAGGCCGGTCAGCGCGCCGTGGAATCTGCTGGAGATGGATGGCCGCTCCTGGGCAGTCCTTCTCATCGCCGCCGTAGTGACCGGGTTCGGGGCCTTCTACTTCCTCACGGTGGCCTCGAAGATCCTCCTGGCGGGCGAGTTGGCCACAATCTCCTATCAAGAGACCATCATGGCCTCCATCCTCGGATTCATTCTCTTCCACGAGCACCTCTCCGGACTGCAATTCCTGGGCGGTGCGCTCATCATCGCTGGCGGCCTGTCCCAGGTATTCTTCTCCACCCGGGGCGAGGCCGCCCCACCGAACAACGAGGCTGAAACAACATCAGCCGAGCACGAGAAAGCTTTGATCTCATGA
- a CDS encoding arginine deiminase, giving the protein MRPYIGSEIGELETVILHRPGTEMLRLTPENKDDLLFDDVLWLERAQEEHDQFAKVLTDHGVQVLYLRDLLSQTLEVPEARSYLVKEVLSACESGCGGDSSIQYWAERLSPTDLAEVLIAGITKEEILEQLPTVSSMTLSTMSNDDLLLSPLPNHLFTRDSSSWVYQGVSINAMQHPARRRESLSYRAIYRWHPLFAGQDFPLWCDGDTSPGVTMEGGDIQILGNGAVMIGVSERTSSQGVEQLSAALFKGGVEQVIAVHMVKKRAQMHLDTIMTMVDHGTFTKYVGAGMIPTYTLRPGDDGSIHTTENPPEAMNDVIAQALGLDSIITLTTPQDLRSAAREQWNDGANTLAIAPGVVVTYESNVNTNEYLTAKGITVHTIPGSELGRGRGGPHCMSCPVSRKPLT; this is encoded by the coding sequence ATGCGACCTTATATCGGCTCAGAGATCGGGGAGCTGGAGACCGTCATCCTCCACCGCCCCGGCACAGAAATGCTCCGACTCACCCCGGAGAACAAGGACGACCTGCTGTTCGACGACGTCCTGTGGCTCGAACGTGCCCAGGAGGAACACGATCAGTTCGCCAAAGTACTAACCGACCACGGCGTCCAGGTCCTCTACCTGCGCGACCTGCTCTCCCAGACCCTGGAAGTCCCCGAGGCCAGGAGCTACCTGGTCAAGGAGGTCCTAAGCGCCTGTGAGAGCGGCTGCGGCGGCGACAGCAGCATCCAGTACTGGGCAGAGCGACTCTCCCCCACCGACCTGGCTGAGGTGCTGATCGCCGGCATCACCAAAGAGGAGATTCTAGAGCAGCTGCCCACCGTCTCCTCCATGACCCTGTCCACCATGAGCAACGACGACCTCCTGCTGTCCCCGCTGCCCAACCACCTCTTCACCCGCGACTCCTCCAGCTGGGTCTACCAGGGCGTGTCCATCAACGCCATGCAGCACCCCGCCCGCCGCCGTGAATCCCTCAGCTACCGGGCCATCTACCGCTGGCACCCGCTGTTCGCCGGGCAGGACTTCCCCCTGTGGTGCGACGGCGACACCAGCCCCGGAGTCACCATGGAAGGCGGTGACATCCAGATACTCGGCAACGGTGCCGTCATGATCGGGGTCTCCGAACGCACCTCCTCCCAAGGCGTCGAACAGCTCAGCGCCGCCCTGTTCAAAGGCGGGGTGGAGCAGGTGATCGCCGTCCACATGGTCAAGAAACGGGCGCAAATGCACCTGGACACCATCATGACGATGGTCGACCACGGCACCTTCACCAAATACGTGGGCGCCGGGATGATACCCACCTACACACTGCGCCCAGGCGACGACGGCAGCATCCACACCACCGAGAACCCCCCAGAAGCCATGAACGACGTCATCGCCCAGGCCCTGGGACTGGACTCGATCATCACCCTGACCACCCCCCAGGACCTGCGCTCCGCCGCCCGCGAGCAATGGAACGACGGCGCCAACACCCTAGCTATCGCCCCCGGCGTGGTAGTCACCTACGAGTCCAACGTGAACACCAACGAGTACCTGACCGCAAAGGGCATCACCGTGCACACCATCCCCGGCTCCGAGCTGGGACGGGGCCGGGGCGGTCCACACTGCATGAGCTGCCCCGTATCCCGCAAGCCCCTCACCTAA
- the argF gene encoding ornithine carbamoyltransferase: MPHPLSGRSFLKEIDFTAKEWSILLNLAAQLKADKKAGREVKRLTGKNIALLFEKTSTRTRCAFEVGAHDQGAQVTYLDPSGSQMGHKESVADTARVLGRMFDGIEFRGKRQDHVEQLAELSGVPVWNGLTDEWHPTQALADQLTMIEHSGKDLKNVSLAYLGDARNNVANSLLVAGALMGMDVRLVGPAALHPAAEVIAHAEHLSQKSGAKITITDDVAAGVKSVDFLYTDVWVSMGEPKEVWDERIALLKPYQVNGELVKLTGNPQVKFLHCLPAFHDRRTTIGEDIYQKTGLDGLEVTDDVFETDVNIAFDQAENRMHTIKAVMVATLGHWED; encoded by the coding sequence ATGCCACACCCTCTTTCCGGCCGGAGCTTCCTCAAGGAGATCGACTTCACCGCCAAGGAGTGGAGCATCCTGCTGAACCTCGCCGCCCAGCTCAAGGCCGACAAGAAGGCTGGCAGGGAAGTGAAACGGCTGACCGGCAAGAACATCGCCCTGCTGTTCGAGAAGACCTCCACCCGCACCCGCTGCGCCTTCGAGGTCGGGGCCCACGACCAAGGCGCCCAGGTCACCTACCTGGACCCCTCCGGCAGCCAGATGGGGCACAAGGAGTCCGTGGCGGACACCGCCCGCGTGCTCGGGCGCATGTTCGACGGCATCGAGTTCCGTGGCAAGCGCCAGGACCACGTCGAACAGCTCGCTGAACTCTCCGGCGTGCCAGTGTGGAACGGCCTGACCGACGAGTGGCACCCCACCCAGGCCCTAGCCGACCAGCTCACCATGATCGAGCACTCCGGCAAAGACCTGAAGAACGTGTCCCTGGCCTACCTGGGCGACGCCCGCAATAACGTCGCCAACTCCCTGCTAGTGGCAGGGGCCCTAATGGGGATGGACGTGCGCCTCGTGGGCCCGGCGGCCCTACACCCCGCCGCCGAAGTCATCGCCCACGCCGAACACCTATCCCAGAAGTCCGGCGCCAAGATCACCATCACCGACGACGTCGCCGCAGGCGTCAAGAGCGTGGACTTCCTGTACACGGACGTGTGGGTCTCCATGGGCGAGCCCAAGGAAGTCTGGGACGAGCGCATCGCCCTGCTCAAGCCCTACCAGGTCAACGGCGAGCTGGTGAAGCTCACCGGCAACCCGCAGGTCAAATTCCTGCACTGCCTGCCCGCCTTCCACGACCGCCGCACCACCATCGGCGAGGACATCTACCAAAAGACTGGCCTGGACGGCCTGGAGGTTACCGACGATGTCTTCGAGACCGACGTCAACATCGCCTTCGACCAGGCAGAGAACCGCATGCACACCATCAAGGCCGTCATGGTGGCGACCCTGGGGCACTGGGAGGACTGA
- a CDS encoding serine/threonine protein kinase produces the protein MTKIVNSWNDFDPLKHVIVGRAENSVIPPEEPATSEKVPIDSEMRGMWGPRPLETVEKAAAQLDFLAKTLEEHGVKVDRPTPLQWNQHIQTPDFRNDSMMTCMPPRDILLTIGNEIMASANSFRCRYFEYLAYWPLMKQYFDEDPEFKWTQAPRPRLTDASYKHNYYDEKISLEERLERTAAKDFVTTEVEPMWDAADVLRLGKDLFIQHGLTTNRTAMEWFKRYYPDLRVHAVNFPGDPYPIHIDATFVPLRPGLIINNPHRRLPEEQRKIFEANDWQIVDAAKPAHDTPPPLCYSSVWLSMNCLVLDHKTVICEASEVHQMEQMDKLGMNVIPVPFRDAYPFGGALHCATADVFREGGCEDYFPNQVEDPTRV, from the coding sequence ATGACGAAGATCGTCAACTCTTGGAACGACTTCGACCCACTGAAGCACGTGATCGTTGGTCGCGCGGAAAACTCGGTCATCCCACCCGAGGAGCCCGCCACCTCTGAGAAGGTACCGATCGACTCGGAGATGCGTGGCATGTGGGGCCCCCGCCCCCTGGAAACTGTGGAGAAGGCCGCCGCCCAGCTCGACTTCCTGGCCAAGACCCTGGAGGAGCACGGCGTTAAAGTGGACCGCCCCACCCCGTTGCAGTGGAACCAGCACATCCAGACGCCGGACTTCCGCAACGACTCCATGATGACCTGTATGCCGCCGCGCGACATCCTGCTCACCATCGGCAACGAGATCATGGCCTCCGCCAACTCCTTCCGCTGCCGGTACTTCGAGTACCTGGCCTACTGGCCACTCATGAAGCAGTACTTCGACGAGGACCCCGAGTTCAAGTGGACCCAGGCCCCGCGCCCCCGCCTGACCGACGCCTCCTACAAGCACAACTACTACGACGAGAAAATCTCCTTGGAGGAGCGCCTGGAACGCACCGCCGCCAAGGACTTCGTCACCACTGAGGTTGAGCCCATGTGGGACGCCGCCGACGTGCTGCGCCTAGGCAAGGACCTGTTCATCCAGCACGGTCTAACCACCAACCGCACCGCCATGGAATGGTTCAAGCGCTACTACCCGGACCTGCGGGTGCACGCCGTGAACTTCCCCGGCGACCCCTACCCGATCCACATCGACGCAACCTTCGTGCCGCTGCGGCCAGGCCTGATCATCAACAACCCGCACCGCCGCTTGCCCGAGGAGCAGCGCAAGATCTTCGAGGCCAACGACTGGCAGATCGTCGACGCCGCCAAGCCGGCCCACGACACCCCGCCGCCGCTGTGCTACTCCTCGGTGTGGCTGTCCATGAACTGTCTGGTGCTCGACCACAAGACGGTCATCTGCGAGGCCTCCGAGGTCCACCAGATGGAGCAGATGGACAAGCTCGGCATGAATGTCATCCCGGTGCCCTTCCGCGACGCCTACCCCTTCGGTGGCGCCCTGCACTGCGCCACCGCGGACGTGTTCCGCGAGGGCGGCTGCGAGGACTACTTCCCGAACCAGGTCGAGGACCCTACACGAGTCTGA